The window GTGGAACTGGCTCCGCCAGGCCGCCGGTGTCGCCCCTGCAAGGGGGTGGGTGCGACACGAAGTGCGCAACCTGGGGGTGTTCAAAGAAGCCGGTTTTCGAGCAGTTTTTTTCGCAGCGTATTGCGGTTCATGCCCAGCCATTCGGCCGCGCGCGACTGGTTGCCGTCGGCATGGCGCATCACCACCTCGAGCAATGGCCGCTCCATCACCCGGGTCATCATGTCGTACATGCCATGCGGCTCGGTGCCATGCAGGTCCTTGAAATATTCCTCGAGATTTTCACGGATGCATTCTTCGATGTGTTTTTTGCTCACAGAGCGGTCTCCACGGGTTCTTCATCGCTGGTGGCGAAAGGTCCGTCCAGCGGCGCGGGCATGCGGTCCATGCGGCCGGCCAGCATCTCAAAAAATTCGCCCACGGCGGCGAGCTGCTCGGCCGGGGTCTCCAGCAGGTTCATGCGCGCACGGAAGTCCTCGCCGCCGGGCAAGGTCTTCACGTACCAGCCGATGTGCTTGCGTGCGCTGCGCACACCGGTGAAGTCGCCGTACAGGCTGTAGTGATCATCCAGGTGGTCGAGCAGCAGCCGCTGCACCTCGGCCACCAGGGGCGGCGCGAGGTGGGTGCCGGTGGCCAGGAAATGCGCCACTTCGCGGAAGATCCACGGCCGCCCCTGGGCGGCGCGGCCGATCATCACGGCATCGGCGCCGGTGTAGGCCAGCACGTCGCGCACCTTCTCTGGCGTCGTCAGGTCGCCATTGGCCACCACCGGCACCCGCACCGCGGCCTTCACGGCAGCGATGGTGTCGTATTCGGCCTGGCCCTTGTAGCCCTGCTCGCGGGTGCGGCCATGCACGGTCAGCATCTGTACGCCGGCCTGCTCGAACAGGCGCGCCAGCGCCACCGCATTCTTTCGGGCCTGGCACCAGCCGGTGCGCATCTTGAGCGTCACGGGCACGCCGTGCGGCAAGGCGGCGGCCACCACGGCTTCGACGATGGACAGCGCCAGCGGCTCGTCCTGCATCAGCGCGGAGCCGGCCCATTTGTTGCACACCTTCTTGGCCGGGCAACCCATGTTGATGTCGATGATCTGCGCGCCGCGTTCGATGTTGTAGCGCGCGGCCTCGGCCATCATCTGCGGCTCGGTGCCAGCGATCTGAACGGCGATGGGCGCCACTTCGCCGTCGTGGTTGGCGCGGCGGGAGGTCTTGAGCGTGTTCCACAGGTCGCGCCGCGAGGTCACCATCTCGCTCACCGCATAACCGGCGCCCAGCGCCTTGCACAGGCGACGGAACGGCCGGTCGGTCACACCCGCCATGGGGGCGACGAACAGGCGGTTCGGCAGGGCATGAGGGCCGATGACTGGGCCGGTGGACATGGGCAGCGGGTTGGGGAGAACGGTGGAACCGAACAAAGGAAACGGGGGGAAGGACGGCATTCTAGCTGCCCAAAATTTCAGCAATTGAAATCTGCGGGACCAGGCGGCAAAACGGGGAAATGAGCCTGCTGTCTATACTGGGTCACCCATGGAAGCCTGGATCGATCAACTACTCCCCCTGCTGGCGCTGCCGAAGTTCGGCCTGAGCACCGTCTTCATCATTTCCTTCATCTCGGCCACGCTGCTGCCGCTCGGCTCGGAGCCTGCGGTGTTCGGTCTGGTCAAGCTCAACCCGGACATGTTCTGGCCCGCCATCCTGGTGGCCACGGCCGGCAACACGCTCGGCGGCGCGCTCGATTGGTGGATGGGCTACGGCGCCCACAAGGTGGCCGACAAATACAAGCATTCCTCGCACCACACCCGGGTGCTGGCCTGGCTGGAAAGGCTCGGCCCCAAGGCCTGCCTGCTGGCCTGGATGCCGCTGGTGGGCGACCCGCTGTGCGCCGTGGCCGGCTGGCTCAAGCTGCCGTTCTGGCCCTGTCTCGCCTACATGGCGATCGGCAAGTTCCTGCGTTATTTCCTGCTGACCGGCTCACTGGCCTGGGCGTTCCCGGGGCTCGTTCACCTGGGCGGGTGAACCCGCCGTTCAGAAACGCTCGTGTTCGGCCAGGTAGCGCCACTGGCCGGGGGCGAGTTGCTGCATCGGCACCCGGCCGATGCGGATGCGCTTCACGGCCTTGATCACCAGCCCCGCGGTCTCGCAGAGGTGGTCGACCTGGCCCGGCCGCTCCCCCTTTAGCGCGAACCGCAGCGATGTGCGCACGCCGTCCTCGGCCTGGCTGCCGACGCTGACCTTGGCCGCCGGCAGCAACTGCCCACGCTCGGACACAGGCCGGCCGAGCTTGTTCAGCACCTGCGGCGTGACCTCGCCCTCGACCTCGACCATGAGTTCGTGCTCGATGACGGCCGCGTCTTCCTTGAGCTTTCGCGCCACGCGCCAGTCCTGCGTCCACACCACGAGGCCGCTGGCGCGGGGATCGATGGGGTGCACAGCGTGAGCTGGGTGAAATGCTTCTTCAGGCACCGGATGTCCGAGCGGTCGGCCGGCGACCGGTTGGCGGCCATAAGCAAGGCCTGCGCCTGCGGCGTGCCCAGGCTGATGCCGACCGGCTTGTGCAAAAGCAGCGTGACCGGGTTCAACGCCAGCAGGCTGGCCTCGGCATCGACGTCGATGCGCTGGGCTTCGGTGACCCGCGCCATGGGTTCCTCGACCACCTGGCCATCGACCGACACCCAGCCACCTTCGATGTATTGCTCGGCCTCGCGGCGCGAACAGTTGAGCTGCTGGGCCAGGCGTTTGGCGAGTCGGACCGGTTCTGTCATGTTGGGGAAAAGCAAAAGGAGCTGGGGGCAACCGTCACCGGCCGCCCTGCCCATTGTTTCGTGCGATGGCCAAAGGCCCAGGTTGCTCCGGCCCTAGCCGTAATGGGACACCCATTCGAGCCCCTGCGCGTGGGCCGCGCCGATAGCGTCCTCC of the Rhodoferax koreense genome contains:
- a CDS encoding helix-turn-helix domain-containing protein, with the protein product MSKKHIEECIRENLEEYFKDLHGTEPHGMYDMMTRVMERPLLEVVMRHADGNQSRAAEWLGMNRNTLRKKLLENRLL
- the dusB gene encoding tRNA dihydrouridine synthase DusB; translation: MSTGPVIGPHALPNRLFVAPMAGVTDRPFRRLCKALGAGYAVSEMVTSRRDLWNTLKTSRRANHDGEVAPIAVQIAGTEPQMMAEAARYNIERGAQIIDINMGCPAKKVCNKWAGSALMQDEPLALSIVEAVVAAALPHGVPVTLKMRTGWCQARKNAVALARLFEQAGVQMLTVHGRTREQGYKGQAEYDTIAAVKAAVRVPVVANGDLTTPEKVRDVLAYTGADAVMIGRAAQGRPWIFREVAHFLATGTHLAPPLVAEVQRLLLDHLDDHYSLYGDFTGVRSARKHIGWYVKTLPGGEDFRARMNLLETPAEQLAAVGEFFEMLAGRMDRMPAPLDGPFATSDEEPVETAL
- a CDS encoding YqaA family protein, whose amino-acid sequence is MEAWIDQLLPLLALPKFGLSTVFIISFISATLLPLGSEPAVFGLVKLNPDMFWPAILVATAGNTLGGALDWWMGYGAHKVADKYKHSSHHTRVLAWLERLGPKACLLAWMPLVGDPLCAVAGWLKLPFWPCLAYMAIGKFLRYFLLTGSLAWAFPGLVHLGG
- a CDS encoding S4 domain-containing protein; this encodes MTEPVRLAKRLAQQLNCSRREAEQYIEGGWVSVDGQVVEEPMARVTEAQRIDVDAEASLLALNPVTLLLHKPVGISLGTPQAQALLMAANRSPADRSDIRCLKKHFTQLTLCTPSIPAPAASWCGRRTGAWRESSRKTRPSSSTNSWSRSRARSRRRC